From one Leptospira andrefontaineae genomic stretch:
- a CDS encoding efflux transporter outer membrane subunit, whose product MNRSRKIYKTKERDIVLGRWISLLSLAVLLVSCLNGPAFDLAPKYLSPDYVVPDSWSGSGPFVKANPSEGEAIQADWWKLFNDPVLNKLEEQAIAANPDLQAAAERFVQARDAMLKVRSQLIPHLGVGLSGSNNRQSDNRLFRGAGEANQEGTASLGGIASWEPDFWSSIRNSTRAQIYNAQSVAADFALARLSLQAELAADYFTFRGLNAQDTTYRQSIEFYEQSLNLVNERYKGGIAPELDVQRAQYLLSSTQAKRLDIQSKMRVTENAIAILLNRAPTGFNIPPVEEVQVVAFKVPATLPSTLLERRPDIASMERKMAIANRNIGIARAAYFPSISFSAGGGFEGGVNLVQLANSFWSYGSTVSLPIFQGGYRRAQLQQAWSAYRETEDVYRSTVLNAFREVENGLTETTYMSEQSQRQEQAVEAASQVQNMTMALYKGGLSNSLELIYAQVNTLDARIDAILVKTELNRASVRLIRALGGGWKNAQLPGDDEIQPFNIFDFSNSKKPDPAGGIDVNAEEDNSQNKNLTAPILNK is encoded by the coding sequence ATGAACCGATCTCGAAAAATATATAAAACGAAAGAGCGAGACATCGTCTTAGGACGATGGATCTCTCTCTTATCATTGGCAGTCTTATTGGTTTCTTGTTTGAATGGTCCAGCATTTGATCTTGCTCCTAAGTATCTAAGTCCGGACTATGTGGTCCCGGATTCTTGGAGCGGATCAGGTCCTTTTGTAAAAGCAAATCCTTCCGAAGGAGAAGCAATACAAGCAGATTGGTGGAAACTTTTTAATGATCCTGTATTAAACAAATTAGAAGAACAAGCAATCGCCGCGAATCCAGATTTGCAAGCTGCCGCAGAAAGATTTGTGCAAGCAAGAGATGCAATGCTCAAAGTTCGATCCCAATTAATCCCTCATTTAGGAGTTGGGCTTAGCGGATCCAATAATAGGCAATCAGACAATCGTCTTTTTAGAGGAGCGGGAGAAGCAAACCAAGAAGGAACTGCATCTTTAGGAGGAATTGCTTCTTGGGAACCTGACTTTTGGTCTTCTATCAGAAATTCTACAAGAGCACAAATTTATAATGCACAGTCAGTTGCTGCTGATTTTGCTTTAGCTCGATTGAGTTTGCAAGCGGAACTTGCTGCTGATTATTTTACTTTTAGAGGTTTAAATGCTCAGGATACAACATACCGCCAATCCATTGAATTTTATGAGCAGTCCTTAAATCTTGTAAATGAAAGATATAAAGGTGGTATCGCGCCTGAACTGGATGTGCAGAGAGCACAGTATCTTCTGTCCAGCACCCAAGCAAAACGTTTAGACATACAATCTAAGATGAGAGTAACGGAGAATGCGATTGCGATCTTACTCAATAGAGCTCCTACGGGATTTAACATCCCTCCGGTAGAAGAGGTCCAAGTTGTTGCGTTCAAGGTTCCAGCTACTCTTCCTTCTACCTTACTAGAGCGTAGACCTGATATCGCTTCTATGGAACGTAAAATGGCAATAGCAAATCGTAATATAGGTATAGCTCGTGCTGCATATTTTCCAAGTATTTCGTTTAGCGCCGGTGGAGGATTCGAAGGAGGAGTCAACCTAGTCCAACTTGCAAATAGTTTTTGGTCTTACGGCTCCACAGTTTCTCTTCCCATTTTTCAAGGTGGATATCGTAGAGCTCAATTACAACAAGCCTGGTCTGCCTATAGAGAAACCGAAGATGTCTATCGTTCCACAGTTTTAAACGCTTTTAGAGAAGTGGAGAATGGACTTACGGAAACTACATACATGTCGGAACAATCGCAAAGGCAGGAGCAAGCAGTAGAAGCAGCATCACAAGTGCAAAATATGACAATGGCCTTGTATAAAGGGGGCCTAAGTAATAGTTTGGAATTGATCTATGCTCAAGTAAATACTCTGGACGCTCGTATAGATGCAATCCTAGTTAAGACTGAATTAAACAGAGCATCTGTAAGATTGATCAGAGCATTGGGCGGTGGCTGGAAAAACGCACAATTGCCTGGAGACGATGAGATCCAACCTTTCAATATATTCGATTTTTCTAATTCTAAAAAACCTGATCCAGCAGGAGGAATTGACGTAAATGCAGAAGAGGATAATTCCCAAAATAAGAATTTAACTGCGCCTATTCTAAACAAGTAA
- a CDS encoding helix-turn-helix domain-containing protein, whose translation MSRNKVFLIWILILGISTQIYSQGDEKKVGHLRILGSDQTHWKQIDDFSVLVDWGFYPDPIDLRFRIGNLPEESKTEFLIFPWSLLDSVQVCDLKGDCLQAGFIHPVNEWLIPGIFPVFPLRKFLEESQEIDIRIQSRNYILSEVRLVSAEELYSISTVYSGIVFSLLALVIVQIAYLINSYIRLRSKWILYQILFSFGIGLTFLFVSGIASRYLFPGFGFPLSLGKKIMIGYLIISGTLWVSHFLKIRQNFKPVWYFYNSVNILTAIMIALSFTKFPRQFISRSFTIFYLAVTGTAIVLSLVATKRKTIQTRWFVFGMFSLLAIELLNIISYKAFFSFDGKSFLFFITFFVPINIFLTSRSVRTRIRELEHEILLRREELRNFHVDKTSSDISGKKKSTILGINVEDTLARLNKLLDEDKIYLEEELRISDLAAVLGLSVHQVSELLNQVLNISFPDLLKKYRIEEAKRIILNDPSANILDLAFSVGFQSKSSFYDTFKKHTGQTPQEFKKSASPDSSEE comes from the coding sequence ATGTCTAGAAATAAAGTATTTCTGATTTGGATCCTGATTTTAGGAATTTCTACCCAGATCTATTCCCAAGGGGATGAGAAGAAGGTGGGGCATCTTCGTATCCTGGGCTCAGACCAAACTCATTGGAAGCAGATTGATGATTTTTCAGTGCTTGTAGATTGGGGATTTTATCCGGACCCAATTGATCTACGCTTTAGGATTGGTAATTTGCCTGAGGAATCCAAGACAGAATTCCTGATCTTTCCTTGGAGTCTTCTGGATTCAGTCCAGGTCTGTGATCTAAAAGGAGACTGTTTGCAGGCCGGATTTATTCATCCGGTCAATGAATGGCTGATCCCTGGGATATTCCCTGTTTTTCCTCTCAGAAAATTCCTGGAGGAAAGCCAAGAGATCGATATTAGGATACAGTCTAGGAATTATATACTTTCAGAAGTTCGTTTAGTAAGCGCAGAAGAGTTATATTCTATCTCTACAGTCTACTCTGGGATTGTATTTTCACTTCTTGCGCTTGTGATCGTTCAGATCGCTTATTTAATCAATTCTTATATTCGTCTTCGTTCCAAATGGATCTTATATCAGATCTTGTTTTCTTTTGGTATAGGTCTTACATTTTTATTCGTATCCGGGATCGCTTCCAGATATCTTTTTCCGGGATTTGGTTTTCCTCTTTCTTTAGGGAAGAAGATCATGATAGGTTATCTGATCATTTCAGGAACTCTTTGGGTTTCTCATTTTCTAAAGATCAGGCAGAATTTCAAACCGGTTTGGTACTTCTATAATTCGGTAAATATTCTGACCGCGATCATGATTGCCTTAAGTTTTACTAAATTCCCGAGGCAGTTCATTTCTCGCTCTTTTACTATTTTCTATTTGGCTGTGACTGGGACGGCGATCGTTCTCAGTTTAGTTGCAACAAAAAGAAAGACCATCCAGACTCGCTGGTTTGTGTTTGGAATGTTCTCTTTACTTGCGATAGAATTACTAAATATTATTTCATATAAGGCATTCTTTTCCTTCGATGGAAAAAGTTTCTTATTTTTTATAACATTCTTCGTTCCGATAAACATATTCCTGACAAGTCGTTCCGTTCGTACAAGGATCCGAGAATTAGAACATGAAATTTTATTAAGGAGAGAAGAACTCAGGAATTTCCATGTGGATAAAACATCCTCGGACATATCCGGAAAGAAAAAATCTACAATCCTGGGTATCAATGTAGAAGATACTCTGGCCCGATTGAATAAACTTTTGGATGAGGACAAGATCTATTTAGAGGAAGAATTGAGGATCAGTGATCTTGCTGCAGTCTTAGGATTATCCGTACATCAGGTTTCAGAACTTCTCAACCAAGTTTTGAATATTTCTTTTCCCGATCTGCTTAAAAAATACAGAATAGAAGAAGCTAAGCGGATTATTCTAAATGATCCTTCTGCAAATATATTGGATCTGGCATTCTCTGTGGGTTTCCAATCCAAGTCTTCCTTCTATGATACTTTTAAGAAGCATACTGGACAAACCCCTCAAGAATTTAAAAAATCGGCTTCGCCTGACTCTTCTGAAGAATAA
- a CDS encoding efflux RND transporter periplasmic adaptor subunit — protein sequence MIPTVPKKKLVTLSSISVGVIFLSYIFYQQIHSAEEFRKEALEASIPNVSVVSPTPPNPLETITLPGTVRAWYEAVIYAQVPGYVKMWYKDYGAEVKEGDVLARIKVPALDAEYAQAEADFDSQKAKYKLAAVTADRYLALRSSHAVSEQSISVAVADKNSEEAKLKSAEKNVDKYKARINFKTIVAPFNGVVIQRNINVGDYVTQEGNIDDSKTPSNLFTVADIHKMRLFVSVPGTFAYLLKPGLSAELTVQQFPNRKFIANFLTISKGFDLNMRTVIAEFTIDNKDRSLWPGSYAQVTLTAPVKKDLLTIPSSSLVFDENGTQVATITQDNKVHFKPITVNKIIDSIIEVRDGVSTNDRIVNNPSASLLEGDQVRVVEPRNGYSDMNTSKKEGSKLEPVASK from the coding sequence ATGATTCCAACAGTACCTAAAAAGAAACTTGTAACACTATCTTCAATCTCAGTCGGAGTTATATTCCTGAGCTATATATTCTATCAACAGATACATAGCGCGGAAGAATTCAGAAAGGAAGCCTTGGAAGCATCCATTCCAAATGTTTCCGTAGTAAGTCCGACACCACCTAACCCTTTGGAAACGATCACTCTTCCAGGAACAGTTCGAGCATGGTACGAAGCAGTCATTTATGCTCAGGTTCCAGGTTACGTGAAGATGTGGTATAAAGATTACGGAGCAGAAGTAAAAGAAGGAGACGTACTAGCTCGTATTAAGGTCCCTGCATTGGATGCGGAATATGCACAGGCAGAAGCAGACTTCGATTCTCAAAAGGCAAAATACAAACTGGCAGCAGTTACTGCCGATAGATATCTAGCATTAAGAAGTTCTCATGCAGTTTCGGAACAGTCCATTTCCGTGGCGGTAGCCGATAAAAATTCGGAAGAAGCTAAACTGAAATCCGCAGAGAAAAATGTGGATAAGTATAAGGCCAGGATCAATTTTAAAACGATAGTTGCTCCTTTTAATGGAGTTGTGATCCAAAGAAATATAAACGTAGGAGATTACGTAACCCAAGAAGGAAATATTGACGATAGCAAAACACCTTCTAACTTATTTACCGTGGCGGATATCCATAAAATGCGTTTATTCGTTTCTGTGCCGGGAACATTCGCCTACTTGTTAAAACCTGGATTATCCGCAGAACTCACCGTGCAACAATTCCCGAATCGAAAATTCATAGCGAATTTCCTTACTATCTCTAAGGGGTTCGATTTGAATATGAGAACTGTAATTGCAGAATTTACCATAGATAATAAGGACAGATCCTTATGGCCGGGTTCTTACGCACAAGTGACCCTCACTGCTCCCGTTAAGAAAGATCTTTTAACAATACCTTCCAGTTCCTTGGTATTTGATGAAAATGGCACTCAAGTCGCAACGATCACACAGGACAATAAGGTACATTTCAAACCGATCACTGTAAATAAGATCATAGATTCTATAATAGAAGTAAGAGATGGAGTTAGCACGAACGATCGGATCGTGAATAACCCTTCTGCTTCTTTGTTGGAAGGAGATCAAGTAAGAGTGGTAGAGCCAAGAAACGGATATTCGGATATGAATACTTCTAAAAAAGAAGGTTCAAAACTTGAACCAGTAGCATCCAAATGA
- a CDS encoding efflux RND transporter permease subunit, with protein MNEIVLIALKRPYTFVVLAILILFFGIQSIFKAPTDVFPNIKIPVISVVWGYQGMLPEDVAGRITYFFERALTSTVEGIKSINSRSYYGSSIINIELQPHTDLAGAEAEVAAISQTVVTSLPPDISPPMIMRLEASSVPVAMLQVTSEKMTPAELYNLAFMRIRSLLVTIPGAIIPQPYGGTPMQLLVSLDKQKLLSRNLSPMDVFKAFNEQSAVLPAGDQKIGKTDWMVMTNAIPIQVEDFNNIPIKRVGNSTFFMRDVANVALGGPPQLNSVLVDGKQSVLIVVMKSGDASTLDVVDGIRKTMPRIKEISPDDVEIKLLNDASIFVKDSIENVVHEMILAAGLTGLVVLLFLGSWRATTIIATSIPLSLLSSIIGLHLIGESINVMTLGGLALAVGILVDDATVMIENIDTHIEMGKPLEKAIIDAANEIVIPTFVATFAIVIVWFPLFQLSGVSGWLFKPMAEAVALAMIASFILSRTLVPTMAKYLLTAHHSPENNKHGSHSKAAAKHHIIPTSTKKTNSRFAFLGEWIDFLIRFQKGFERNFTEFRERYYILLQKVIADRKRFVKIFLAIATGSLLLFYLNGRDFFPEIKAGTLQMHMRAPLGTRIEVSGRIATLVSEDIKKLLPGKVESVLSNCGLPVGPHNLAFIPTPTIGSQDCDLTISLIDEESPVWDYRQTLRKGLSELYPGTVFTFQPADLTAKILNFGSPSPIDIQINGMDLEKNFEFAQKLQGKLKTIPGAADVVIQQTMSTPTLLVDGNRSLGINLDLPMKSVAENMLLATSGSQQIDQEYWMDRKTGLSYQINIYVPQPQMRRTEDLLTVPVNRGDLQDNSENGIQLLGNVANVTPTGTPGLVTHQNLLPLIDVYVSAEGRDLGGVLSDAQKIMDSMKSELPRGAAIEILGQAETMRSAYIELIGGLFVAILLVYLLIVVNFQSWTDPFIIITALPGALAGIAWSLFLTRTYISVPALTGAIMCMGTATANSILVVSYARDRLEVHGDAVRAAIEAGYSRIRPVLMTASAMIIGMVPMSISNSQNAPLGRAVIGGLAVATFATLFFVPCIYAIIYNNRAKIQKESSK; from the coding sequence ATGAATGAAATCGTTCTCATTGCTCTAAAAAGACCCTACACCTTCGTGGTCCTCGCTATTCTAATCCTATTCTTCGGGATACAATCTATTTTCAAGGCACCTACGGATGTTTTTCCAAACATCAAGATACCTGTGATCTCTGTAGTATGGGGATACCAAGGTATGCTTCCTGAAGATGTCGCCGGAAGGATTACTTACTTTTTCGAAAGGGCATTAACCAGTACCGTAGAAGGGATCAAGAGTATTAATAGCAGATCCTATTACGGAAGTAGTATTATAAATATTGAATTACAACCTCATACTGATCTTGCAGGTGCAGAAGCGGAGGTGGCTGCGATTTCGCAGACAGTAGTCACGTCCTTGCCTCCGGATATTTCTCCTCCTATGATCATGAGGTTGGAGGCCTCTTCTGTTCCGGTCGCGATGTTACAAGTTACATCGGAGAAGATGACTCCTGCAGAACTTTATAACCTCGCATTCATGAGGATACGTTCCCTATTAGTTACCATTCCTGGCGCAATCATTCCTCAGCCTTATGGAGGAACTCCTATGCAATTGCTTGTCTCACTTGATAAGCAAAAACTTTTGTCTAGGAACCTGTCCCCTATGGATGTATTCAAAGCGTTTAATGAGCAAAGCGCTGTGTTACCTGCAGGAGACCAGAAAATCGGCAAAACCGACTGGATGGTGATGACCAATGCAATCCCGATCCAAGTAGAAGATTTTAATAATATTCCAATCAAGAGAGTCGGGAATAGCACATTCTTTATGAGGGATGTTGCAAATGTTGCACTTGGCGGCCCTCCACAATTGAACTCAGTTCTTGTAGATGGAAAACAATCAGTATTGATCGTTGTGATGAAAAGTGGGGATGCATCCACTCTGGACGTGGTAGACGGAATTCGTAAAACCATGCCAAGGATCAAAGAAATTTCTCCAGATGATGTAGAAATCAAACTATTAAACGATGCTTCTATCTTTGTTAAGGATTCTATAGAGAACGTTGTCCATGAAATGATATTAGCTGCAGGTCTAACCGGACTTGTAGTCTTACTCTTTTTAGGTTCCTGGAGAGCGACTACAATTATCGCTACTTCAATTCCTCTTTCTCTTTTAAGTTCCATCATCGGTCTCCATTTGATTGGAGAATCTATCAATGTAATGACATTGGGAGGTTTGGCCTTAGCAGTAGGTATCCTTGTGGATGATGCCACTGTAATGATAGAGAATATAGATACTCATATCGAGATGGGTAAACCATTAGAGAAAGCGATCATAGATGCTGCAAACGAGATCGTTATCCCTACATTCGTAGCCACTTTTGCGATCGTAATCGTTTGGTTCCCTCTCTTTCAATTAAGCGGGGTTTCTGGTTGGTTGTTCAAGCCAATGGCAGAAGCGGTGGCACTCGCAATGATCGCTTCCTTCATTCTTTCCAGGACTCTTGTTCCTACAATGGCAAAATATTTGCTAACTGCTCATCATTCTCCAGAGAATAATAAACATGGATCACATTCCAAAGCAGCGGCAAAACATCATATAATCCCGACTTCTACCAAGAAAACAAACTCTCGTTTCGCTTTCCTTGGAGAATGGATTGATTTCTTAATCCGCTTTCAAAAGGGATTCGAGCGTAACTTCACTGAATTCAGAGAACGTTATTATATTCTTCTACAGAAAGTAATAGCAGATCGTAAAAGATTTGTGAAGATATTCTTAGCGATAGCGACCGGTTCTCTTCTTCTATTCTATTTGAATGGTAGAGACTTCTTCCCTGAGATCAAAGCAGGAACCTTACAGATGCATATGCGTGCACCTTTAGGAACTAGGATAGAAGTTTCCGGAAGGATTGCCACTTTAGTTTCGGAAGATATTAAAAAATTACTTCCGGGTAAGGTGGAGAGTGTTTTGAGTAATTGTGGTCTTCCTGTAGGACCTCATAACCTCGCATTCATCCCTACTCCTACAATCGGTTCTCAAGATTGTGACTTAACGATTTCTTTAATAGATGAAGAGTCTCCTGTTTGGGATTACAGACAAACTCTAAGAAAAGGATTAAGCGAACTTTATCCGGGAACAGTGTTCACATTCCAACCTGCGGACTTGACTGCAAAGATCTTAAACTTCGGCTCACCTTCTCCAATCGATATTCAGATCAATGGAATGGATCTGGAAAAGAATTTTGAATTTGCTCAAAAACTTCAGGGTAAATTGAAAACGATCCCTGGTGCGGCAGATGTTGTGATCCAACAAACGATGAGCACACCTACTCTTCTTGTAGATGGAAATAGAAGTTTAGGGATCAACCTCGATCTTCCTATGAAATCAGTTGCAGAAAATATGTTACTCGCAACTTCGGGAAGCCAACAAATAGACCAAGAGTATTGGATGGATCGTAAAACCGGTCTATCTTACCAGATCAATATCTATGTGCCTCAACCTCAGATGAGAAGAACAGAAGATCTGCTTACTGTTCCAGTCAATCGAGGAGACTTACAAGATAATTCAGAAAATGGAATACAGTTATTAGGTAACGTAGCAAATGTCACCCCGACAGGAACTCCCGGTTTAGTAACTCACCAAAACCTTTTACCTCTAATCGACGTGTATGTTTCCGCGGAAGGTAGAGACCTAGGTGGAGTTTTGAGCGATGCTCAAAAGATCATGGACTCTATGAAGAGCGAACTCCCAAGAGGAGCTGCAATTGAGATCTTAGGTCAGGCAGAGACTATGAGAAGTGCCTACATAGAGTTGATCGGAGGACTTTTTGTAGCAATTCTTCTGGTTTATCTTTTGATCGTGGTAAACTTCCAGTCTTGGACTGATCCGTTTATCATCATCACCGCGTTGCCGGGTGCATTAGCTGGGATTGCTTGGTCCTTATTCCTAACTCGCACATATATATCAGTGCCTGCACTAACAGGGGCGATCATGTGTATGGGAACAGCGACTGCAAACTCTATATTAGTAGTTTCTTATGCAAGGGATCGTTTAGAAGTTCATGGAGACGCAGTAAGAGCCGCTATTGAAGCGGGATATTCCAGGATCAGACCTGTGCTTATGACTGCCTCCGCGATGATCATAGGAATGGTGCCAATGTCCATAAGTAATTCTCAAAATGCTCCATTAGGTAGAGCAGTGATCGGAGGATTGGCAGTTGCTACATTCGCTACACTATTCTTCGTACCTTGTATCTATGCGATCATCTATAATAACCGTGCAAAAATCCAAAAGGAAAGTTCCAAATGA